A part of Zonotrichia leucophrys gambelii isolate GWCS_2022_RI unplaced genomic scaffold, RI_Zleu_2.0 Scaffold_297_65503, whole genome shotgun sequence genomic DNA contains:
- the NDUFB7 gene encoding NADH dehydrogenase [ubiquinone] 1 beta subcomplex subunit 7: MGGHLSRRYLWDAEAEPDPLHMPSFPAQLGMPARQPRVMVASASQLADARVPLEQRDFCGHHLVRLLRCQRDNFPVPWGCHALRHAWDSCQHQDYVMRMKEFERERRLRLRQQRLRKRHGDSGDSGDSE; the protein is encoded by the exons atgggCGGGCACCTGAGCCGGCGCTACCTGTGGGACGCCGAGGCCGAGCCCGACCCGCTGCACATGCCGTCCTTCCCCGCCCAGCTGGGCATGCCGGCCCGCCAGCCGCGCG TGATGGTGGCCTCGGCGTCCCAGCTGGCCGATGCCCGCGTgcccctggagcagagggattTCTGCGGGCACCACCTGGTGCGGCTGCTGCGGTGCCAGCGGGACAacttccctgtgccctgggggtgCCACGCGCTGCGGCACGCCTGGGacagctgccagcaccagga ctatGTGATGCGCATGAAGGAGTTTGAGCGCGAGCGGCGCCTGCGGCTGCGGCAGCAACGGCTGAGGAAGCgacacggggacagcggggacagcggggacagcgagTGA
- the TRAPPC5 gene encoding trafficking protein particle complex subunit 5, translated as MDARFTRGKSPVLERALGRPRSELSLAAFALLFSELVQYCQRRVASVAELQARLAQLGHHVGLRALDALVARERPGRRETKVLGVLLFVKGPLWRALFGREADKLEQANDDERTFYVIEREPVVNTFVSVPRENSSLNCAAFAAGLLEAVLGAAGFPARVSAHWHKGTTLMIKFDEAVIARDKSLEGR; from the coding sequence ATGGACGCCCGTTTCACGCGCGGCAAGTCGCCGGTGCTGGAGCGCGCGCtgggccggccccgctccgaGCTGTCGCTGGCCGCCTTCGCGCTGCTCTTCTCGGAGCTGGTGCAGTACTGCCAGCGCCGCGTGGCCTCGGTGGCCGAGCTGCAGGCCCgcctggcccagctgggccaCCACGTGGGCCTGAGAGCCCTGGACGCGCTGGTGGCCCGCGAGAGGCCGGGCAGGCGCGAGACCAaagtgctgggggtgctgctgttCGTCAAGGGCCCGCTGTGGCGGGCGCTGTTCGGGCGCGAGGCCGACAAGCTGGAGCAGGCCAACGACGACGAGCGCACGTTCTACGTGATCGAGAGGGAGCCCGTGGTGAACACGTTCGTGTCGGTGCCGCGCGAGAACAGCTCGCTGAACTGCGCCGCCTTCGCCGCCGGGCTGCTGGAGGCCGTGCTGGGCGCCGCCGGCTTCCCCGCCCGCGTCAGCGCCCACTGGCACAAGGGCACCACGCTCATGATCAAGTTCGACGAGGCCGTGATCGCGCGGGACAAGAGCCTGGAGGGACGCTGA